The Thermoproteota archaeon DNA window AGGGAGGTGGATTATGAGGGTGAGATAGCCTTTGTTATGAAGAAGGGTGGGCGTAGGCTCAACGAGAAGGAGGCCAAGGGGTCTATTCTGGGTTACATGGCCTTCAACGACGTCACCGCTAGGGACCTCCAGAGGAGGGATGGTCAGTGGGTCAGGGGCAAGAGTATCGACACCTTCGCCCCTATAGGACCGTGGATAGATACGTCTGTCGAGTTCGAGGAACTTGGAGTAACTACCTGGGTTAATGGGGAGAGAAGACAGCATGCCAGCTCTAGCCAGATGATATTCAAACCATGGGACATAATCTCAATTCTGAGTAAGGGTTTAACCCTAGAGCCGGGTGATATAATAGCTACAGGAACCCCTTCGGGGGTAGGTGGTTTCTCAAACCCTCCAAAGCTCCTCAAACATGGGGATGTCGTAGAGATAGAAATATGGAGTGTGGGCAGGATAAGGAACCGCATAGTCTACGAGAGCATGAGGGAGGGAGATGTGGTCTCCTGACCGATTCTTAGCATCTTAAACGCAAGCCCTGTGACCGCCCTCGGTGCTTTGCCAGCCTTACCTCAGCATGTAGGCTTCAGAAAGTCGCGGTATAGTTGTTCACTATAGGAGCCATGTTAACAGCAAAACGCCCCTCGCGCGCAGCCATAGGCTCTAGGACATGGTTCGTGAATGGTAATTTATCACCTCTTGAGGGATATAGGACGGCTGCTCTATGGTACCCTCATCCTCAATGCCCTAATTGGATCTTTAAAAGAACCTTGGGGTATATGAGGTAGCGATGAGTTTCTTTCCCCCGTAATGAGTTATAATAGACGACGATGCCCGTGATGGACATAATAGTCCTCGAAAGTCGTGGTGGGAATTAGCCAATTCTTGCGGTGCCAATAGCACATCTGTTCGTCTATTAATCAAGTGGTATTCGGCACTCAACACTGCAATTACACAAATGTGGCTCTCAGTATGTATCACAATATTATCAAATTATTCCATGATATACAAATAAAAATTGTAATCATCCTTTTCAATTTAATGAATATTAACGGTTAATTTGTCAAACCATAAGTCTTATAAGATTTATATCAATCGT harbors:
- a CDS encoding fumarylacetoacetate hydrolase family protein, which gives rise to MRLVRFVHDRTIDYGVEQDGEIAPSNVISEKIGKELPPSLDALINLPLIDEVLRLEDKTLDCTIPLEEVKLLKPLTSPAKIICLGKNYAEHAAETGFEPPKEPVIFMKARTSLNGPYDDVIVPDDYVREVDYEGEIAFVMKKGGRRLNEKEAKGSILGYMAFNDVTARDLQRRDGQWVRGKSIDTFAPIGPWIDTSVEFEELGVTTWVNGERRQHASSSQMIFKPWDIISILSKGLTLEPGDIIATGTPSGVGGFSNPPKLLKHGDVVEIEIWSVGRIRNRIVYESMREGDVVS